A genomic stretch from Moraxella nasicaprae includes:
- the alr gene encoding alanine racemase: MRNTTITIDSQALTHNLALIKSKLASTTKVMAMVKADAYGHGIAHALPPLQDADAFGVACMSEALQVKACLQQLSIDRPVVLIEGVFSHDEWQLAIQQGFGCVIHQQQQLDWALANQPASGSFTQTIWLKHNTGMNRLGFDDEQIITAAQALNEAGYRLILTSHFACADDVSHPLNKQQIDRFGQALKHIRQFAPQTLASLCNSAGIFNFANEHHDWVRAGIALYGGTPLANQSASHLGLRPAMTLTAQLIATHDIKAEEAVGYGSIWQANQDQRIGVVSIGYGDGYPRVVKNAQVKLQDNHQHWHLRPIIGRVAMDMLMVDIDGLDIDVGNAVILWGDAPHIDDIASQAGTIGYELMCRLTQRPIRVVR, encoded by the coding sequence ATGAGAAACACCACCATCACCATCGACAGTCAAGCACTAACACACAACCTTGCCCTGATTAAAAGCAAACTGGCAAGCACCACCAAAGTTATGGCAATGGTCAAGGCAGATGCTTATGGACATGGCATTGCACACGCTTTACCCCCTCTACAAGACGCTGATGCCTTTGGTGTGGCGTGCATGAGTGAAGCCCTACAAGTCAAGGCGTGCTTACAACAATTATCCATCGACAGACCTGTGGTTTTGATTGAGGGTGTATTTAGCCATGATGAATGGCAACTGGCGATACAGCAAGGGTTTGGCTGCGTGATTCATCAACAGCAGCAACTGGATTGGGCATTAGCAAACCAGCCAGCATCAGGCAGTTTTACACAAACAATCTGGCTAAAACACAATACAGGCATGAACCGTTTAGGATTTGATGATGAACAAATCATCACTGCCGCCCAAGCCCTGAATGAAGCAGGCTATCGACTGATTTTGACCAGTCACTTTGCCTGTGCTGATGATGTATCCCATCCACTAAACAAACAGCAAATCGACCGCTTTGGTCAAGCATTAAAACACATTCGCCAATTCGCCCCACAGACTTTGGCATCGCTGTGCAATTCGGCAGGGATTTTTAATTTTGCCAATGAGCATCACGACTGGGTGCGAGCAGGCATTGCCCTGTATGGTGGCACACCGCTTGCCAATCAAAGTGCCAGCCATCTTGGGTTGCGACCAGCCATGACCCTAACCGCCCAGCTCATCGCCACGCACGACATCAAGGCGGAAGAAGCGGTTGGCTATGGCAGTATCTGGCAAGCCAACCAAGACCAGCGTATTGGCGTGGTCAGTATCGGCTATGGCGACGGCTACCCCAGAGTGGTCAAAAACGCCCAAGTCAAACTTCAAGACAACCACCAACATTGGCATCTTCGCCCCATTATTGGACGAGTGGCGATGGACATGCTGATGGTGGATATTGACGGTCTGGATATTGATGTGGGCAATGCTGTTATCCTATGGGGCGATGCACCGCACATTGATGACATTGCCAGTCAGGCAGGGACGATTGGCTATGAGTTGATGTGTCGTTTGACCCAGCGACCCATTCGTGTTGTACGATGA